GGCCTGGATGGTCCTGGGGTACCGGGAGAACCTGGAGGTCATGCGCACGCCGAAGCTGTTCAGCCGGGACTCCCGGCTCTGGAACGCCTTCATCGAGAACCGTGTTCCGGCGGACTCGCCCCTCATGCCCATGGTGGCCTGGCAGCCTCTGTGCGTCTTCGCCGACGGCGACGAGCATGCCCGACTGCGCGGCGCCGTCGTGGACGGTCTCGCCCAGTTCAACCGCCGCGGTATGCGCAAGTACGTGACGCACTACACCCGCCAGCTCGTCGCCGGCTTCCGCAGGGACGGCACCGCCGACCTCGTGCGCGACTACGCCGAGCCGCTGCCCATGCTGGTCGTCAGCCGCCTGCTCGGCATGACGCCGGACAAGGGCCCCCTCCTGGTCGAGCCGACGCTGGACCTGGTGCGCGGCAGTGAGACCGCGGCCGCCAGCAATGCGGTGGTCACCCAGGTGCTGACGGACCTGGTCGCCTACAAGAAGACCACCCCGGGCGATGACCTGGCCTCGCGCCTCATCCTGCACGAGTCCCAGCTCACGGACACGGAGGTGGTCGAGCACCTGCGCATGATCCTCGTGGCCGCGCATCAGGGCACGGTCAATCTGATCGCCCACACCCTGCGGCTGATCCTCACGGACCGGCGGTTCCGCGGGAGCCTCTCCGGCGGACAGATGACCCTGCCCGACGCTCTGGAGCAGGTCATGTGGGACAACCCCAGCATTGCCACCATTCCCGGCCGGTGGGCGACGTCCGACACGATGATCGGCGGTCAGCACATCAGGAAGGGCGACCTGCTCATGCTGTGCATCGCCGCGGCCAACGTGGACCCCGAACAGCGCCCCGACCTGAGCGTGCCGATGCACGGCAACCGCTCACACCTCGCGCTCAGCGCCGGCCCGCACGAGTGCCCCGGCGGCGACATCGGCCGCGCCATCGCCGACACCGGCATCGACGAGCTCATGTCCCTCCTCCCCGACATGGCCCTGGCGATCCCGGAGACCGAGATCGGTGTCACCTCCAACTGGCTCACCAAGCGACCGGACGCGCTTCCCGTTCGGTTCACCTCGCCGCGCTCCCTGGGCGACCTCCATCCCGCACAGGGGGCCCCGGTCGCCGCTCAGCCGCTACCGGCGGCGTCGAACCCGCAGCAGCACTCCCGTCCTCCCGCAGCGGTGTCAAGCCAGCAGGGGTCCTGGTGGCGCTCGCTGCTCTCTCGGTAGCAGCCGTGCCCGGCACGCCTGAAACGTGATCACTTAATGTGGTCCGGGAAGGGAATGCCGAGCGGCACGGCCGCTGTTCTCGTCTCCAGCACCGTCTGCGCCGGCCTTGCTGCGCTCGGGCGTCCCCTGATGGAAGAGGCGATCGTGCCGCTCGTCGAGTTGCGGCTGATCACGCCACGCGTCACCCGCCGCAGGCAGGAGTGGAAGAGCAAGGGCCGCGAGCCCCGTCCAGGTCACCGAGCTGGACGGGGCGCTCGCTGTCGTCACCAGGCGCCCGGGACTTGTCCGGCCGGTCATGTGACTGCGCCGAGCCCGAGTCGTTCGATGTGGACACGGGGCGGGGTGATCTGAGTGATGCCGGGTGGGAACGGCTGCGGCCGTTCCTGCCGGTCGGAAACGGTCGTTGCGGCCGGTGGCGCGTTCTTGTCGAAGGCCTCGGCGCCATGACCGCGTTCCCCACGCCGTGATGCCCTGGTCACGCACGACCACGTTGAACGGCGCCTGCTCCGGCTCCGGCCCGGTCACCACCGTGAACTCCTCACCCGGACGCATCCAGTGATCAGTTCCCACGGCTCGACCCACGGGCGGACCATGCCGCTGGCCTCGTCGGCCCGGTCGTGCGATCCCGTGGCCGCGAAGGCAGTTGTGACAGGGTCCCGAGACCGATGGGGAAGGGCCCGGCCGTACGCGCTCAGCGCCGTACGCCCGGGCCCTCCGGTCTGCTCAGCCGCCCTATGCGGCGGCGTCATTCAACGGTGCGGTCCGGGAAGCGGGCACCAGGTCCCACCACCAGGAGATCGAAGGGATGTCGAGGGGTTCCCGGCTGGTGTCGGTCGGGCGGTCGGAGAACGACGGCGAAAGGGCGGCGGGGTCGTCCGGGGTGGTGTAGCGCAGCGAACTGACGCTCCAGTCCTGGGTCGCCCGGATGAAGGAGGCCAGGTTGCCGAGGTACTGCCGTACCTGGGGGCTGCCCTCGTCTTCGAGCTTCGCGCGCAGGCTCAGGAAGAG
The genomic region above belongs to Streptomyces marianii and contains:
- a CDS encoding cytochrome P450 — protein: MTTPSPISADGLMPPPGCPAHGMARNGLVRLPEVTDPAATYEGLRKQHGPVAPVLLHGDIPAWMVLGYRENLEVMRTPKLFSRDSRLWNAFIENRVPADSPLMPMVAWQPLCVFADGDEHARLRGAVVDGLAQFNRRGMRKYVTHYTRQLVAGFRRDGTADLVRDYAEPLPMLVVSRLLGMTPDKGPLLVEPTLDLVRGSETAAASNAVVTQVLTDLVAYKKTTPGDDLASRLILHESQLTDTEVVEHLRMILVAAHQGTVNLIAHTLRLILTDRRFRGSLSGGQMTLPDALEQVMWDNPSIATIPGRWATSDTMIGGQHIRKGDLLMLCIAAANVDPEQRPDLSVPMHGNRSHLALSAGPHECPGGDIGRAIADTGIDELMSLLPDMALAIPETEIGVTSNWLTKRPDALPVRFTSPRSLGDLHPAQGAPVAAQPLPAASNPQQHSRPPAAVSSQQGSWWRSLLSR